Proteins encoded by one window of Acetivibrio thermocellus ATCC 27405:
- a CDS encoding FtsX-like permease family protein: MFYGLTGWLAGTITGLGVSYVICEIIQSIGTNIIWIIPWPEILIAFGFCVIGSIISAALPLSKLSRISVVENISNIEF; this comes from the coding sequence ATGTTTTACGGTTTAACCGGCTGGCTGGCCGGAACAATAACAGGCCTTGGAGTTTCGTATGTTATTTGCGAGATTATCCAAAGTATTGGAACAAATATTATATGGATAATACCTTGGCCTGAAATATTAATTGCTTTTGGATTTTGCGTTATCGGCAGCATTATTTCAGCGGCTCTTCCCCTTTCAAAACTCAGTCGTATAAGTGTTGTTGAAAATATAAGCAATATCGAATTCTAG
- a CDS encoding SLC13 family permease yields the protein MKSKIIAFFKKEIVLVVAAVLAFISGFIVPPTKAYMEYIDWCVLGILLSLMTVMAGLQKNGLFDTLVVALLKRTKKVWQLAFVLVFLCFFLSMLITNDVALITFVPFAILTLKKCGQERLVIPVVVLQTIAANLGSMLTPIGNPQNLYLYNLSQMGILEFVLFMLPYTMVSGLLLVISLLLIKGKHEAVVIKEETNMRLSLKKNIIYLILFALSLLSVAKILHYMVVLILVLLVVFIMEKDVLKSVDYCLLLTFICFFIFTGNLENIPAVKDTLQNLITGRELVISVFASQAISNVPAALLLSEFTDNYRVLLKGVNIGGLGTLIASMASLISYKIFANHYNELKGRYFLWFTLANIIYLLILTVVAVIV from the coding sequence GTGAAAAGTAAAATAATTGCTTTTTTTAAAAAAGAAATTGTGCTTGTTGTGGCTGCGGTACTTGCTTTTATTTCCGGTTTTATTGTTCCGCCCACTAAAGCATATATGGAATATATAGACTGGTGTGTGCTGGGAATTTTATTGAGTTTGATGACGGTTATGGCAGGTCTTCAGAAAAATGGGCTGTTTGATACTTTGGTTGTTGCCTTGCTGAAAAGAACCAAAAAGGTATGGCAGCTGGCTTTTGTACTGGTATTTTTGTGTTTTTTTCTCAGTATGCTTATTACTAATGATGTTGCCCTTATCACATTTGTCCCTTTTGCCATTTTAACTTTGAAAAAGTGCGGACAGGAACGGCTGGTTATACCTGTAGTGGTTCTTCAGACAATCGCAGCCAACCTGGGCAGTATGCTGACTCCAATAGGCAATCCCCAGAATTTGTATTTATATAACTTGTCTCAAATGGGAATTTTGGAGTTTGTGCTGTTTATGCTTCCTTATACAATGGTTTCAGGACTGCTTTTGGTAATCTCGTTGTTGCTTATTAAGGGCAAACACGAAGCGGTTGTTATAAAAGAAGAAACGAACATGCGGCTTTCACTGAAAAAGAACATAATTTATCTGATTTTGTTTGCTTTATCTCTTTTGAGTGTTGCCAAGATTTTGCATTACATGGTTGTACTGATTTTGGTATTGCTTGTAGTTTTTATAATGGAAAAGGATGTTTTAAAATCAGTCGATTATTGTTTGCTTTTGACTTTTATTTGTTTTTTTATTTTCACGGGGAATTTGGAAAATATTCCTGCGGTAAAAGATACATTGCAAAATTTGATAACCGGTCGGGAACTTGTTATAAGCGTTTTTGCAAGTCAAGCCATAAGCAATGTCCCAGCGGCGCTTTTATTGTCCGAATTTACGGACAACTACCGGGTATTGTTGAAAGGTGTGAATATAGGCGGCCTTGGGACTTTGATTGCGTCAATGGCGAGTTTGATATCCTATAAAATATTTGCGAACCATTATAATGAACTTAAAGGACGGTATTTTCTCTGGTTTACTTTGGCAAACATAATTTATCTTTTGATATTAACGGTGGTTGCGGTAATAGTCTAA
- a CDS encoding GDSL-type esterase/lipase family protein — protein MRKRKLGFSAVIFITIIAIFGCFLDLRISAAPNEYKFDFGAGPVEPGYIGVSASTAYSKSRGYGFNTPWNMRDVAASGSGLTSDAVQFLTYGTKSENTFNVDLDNGLYEVKVTLGNTSRASVAAEGVYQIINMTGNCATDKFQIPITDGQLNILVTAGKEGTPFTLSALEIRKISDVPVTNRTIYIGGDSTVCNYYPLDTSAQAGWGQMLHKFVDTNVFQIRNMASSGQFARGFRDDGQFEAIMKYLKPGDIFILQFGINDTNSKNSTTEAQFKEIMTDMVVKAKATGATVVLSTPQGRATDFNSSNVHDSQGRWYRRATIEVAREQGVRLVDLNVLSSAYFTSIGPEATLALYMPGDTLHPNREGATQLARIVAEELADLLKAPVATPTSGPSATPTPIPNSFIYGDVNGNGSIESTDCVWVKRYLLKQIDSFPNENGARAADVNGNGTIDSTDYQLLKRFILKVINEFPVQKQKNEPVIYQAEDAIIYNAILETVNAGYTGSCYVNYHNEVGGYIEWNVNAPSSGSYALIFRYANGTTANRPMRITVNGNIVKPSMDFVSTGAWTTWNEAGIVANLNQGNNVIRATAIASDGGPNVDYLKVFSANAFQPVSEEKITIYIAGDSTVQTYNASYAPQAGWGQFLGQYFTSNVVIENRAIAGRSSRSFVEEGRLDSILSVIKPGDYLFIQFGHNDADISKPERYSAPYTTYKEYLRKYVDGARQKGAIPVLITPVARLNYKNNAFVNDFPDYCTAMKQVAEEKNVKLIDLMTKSLNYYNSIGYNETYKLFMVSVNNTDYTHFTEKGAQQIARLVAQGVKEANLDIAKYLKTN, from the coding sequence GTGCGGAAAAGAAAATTAGGTTTTTCGGCTGTTATTTTTATTACGATAATAGCAATATTCGGATGTTTTTTAGACTTGCGTATCAGTGCAGCCCCGAATGAATACAAGTTTGATTTTGGAGCCGGTCCTGTAGAGCCGGGTTACATAGGTGTCAGTGCTTCTACGGCTTATAGCAAGTCAAGAGGCTATGGTTTTAATACTCCCTGGAATATGAGGGATGTTGCGGCATCAGGCAGCGGTCTTACAAGTGATGCTGTTCAATTTCTGACATATGGTACAAAGAGTGAAAATACTTTTAATGTCGACCTTGACAACGGTCTGTATGAGGTAAAAGTCACTTTGGGAAACACTTCGAGGGCAAGTGTGGCGGCAGAAGGTGTTTATCAAATAATAAATATGACCGGTAACTGTGCAACGGACAAGTTTCAAATTCCTATTACGGACGGACAGTTAAATATACTGGTGACTGCGGGAAAAGAAGGTACACCTTTTACCCTTAGTGCCCTTGAAATAAGAAAAATATCGGATGTTCCCGTAACAAACAGAACTATATATATCGGAGGAGATTCGACAGTCTGCAACTATTATCCGCTGGATACAAGTGCTCAGGCCGGTTGGGGACAGATGCTGCATAAATTCGTAGACACCAATGTTTTTCAAATTAGAAATATGGCTTCATCAGGCCAATTTGCAAGAGGTTTCAGGGATGACGGACAGTTTGAGGCAATAATGAAGTACCTCAAGCCCGGTGACATATTCATATTGCAATTTGGTATAAATGATACCAATTCCAAAAACTCAACAACCGAAGCGCAATTTAAGGAAATTATGACCGACATGGTGGTAAAGGCCAAAGCTACCGGTGCAACTGTGGTATTGTCGACACCACAAGGCCGGGCAACCGACTTTAATTCATCAAATGTGCATGATTCCCAAGGCAGATGGTACAGAAGGGCTACTATAGAAGTGGCAAGAGAACAAGGTGTCCGATTGGTGGACCTTAATGTATTAAGCTCGGCATATTTCACATCAATAGGTCCGGAAGCAACGCTTGCATTATATATGCCGGGAGACACCTTACACCCGAATCGAGAGGGAGCTACCCAGCTTGCCCGTATTGTAGCGGAGGAATTGGCAGATCTCTTAAAAGCACCTGTTGCAACTCCTACAAGTGGGCCCTCAGCAACTCCCACACCCATTCCAAACAGCTTTATTTACGGCGATGTTAATGGCAATGGTTCTATAGAGTCCACAGACTGTGTATGGGTGAAAAGATATTTATTGAAGCAAATAGATTCTTTCCCAAACGAAAACGGTGCCAGAGCGGCTGATGTAAACGGAAACGGCACAATAGACTCCACGGACTATCAACTTCTGAAAAGATTCATATTAAAAGTTATTAATGAGTTTCCGGTGCAAAAGCAAAAAAATGAACCGGTAATATATCAGGCTGAGGATGCGATAATATACAATGCCATTCTGGAAACCGTCAATGCAGGGTATACGGGAAGCTGTTATGTGAATTATCACAATGAAGTCGGAGGCTATATTGAGTGGAATGTTAATGCACCGTCTTCAGGCTCATATGCCCTTATATTCAGGTATGCAAACGGAACAACTGCCAACAGACCTATGCGGATAACGGTTAACGGTAATATAGTTAAGCCGAGCATGGATTTTGTTTCAACAGGGGCATGGACCACTTGGAACGAAGCTGGTATAGTGGCAAATCTTAATCAAGGGAATAACGTTATCAGGGCAACAGCTATTGCATCCGATGGCGGTCCAAATGTTGACTATCTTAAAGTATTTTCGGCAAATGCCTTTCAGCCGGTATCTGAAGAAAAAATTACAATTTACATAGCCGGCGATTCTACTGTACAGACATATAATGCATCATATGCGCCGCAAGCCGGATGGGGACAGTTTTTAGGCCAATATTTTACTTCCAACGTTGTTATTGAAAACAGGGCAATTGCGGGAAGAAGTTCCAGAAGCTTTGTGGAAGAAGGAAGATTGGACAGCATTCTGAGTGTCATAAAGCCCGGCGACTATTTATTTATTCAGTTTGGACATAACGATGCGGACATAAGCAAGCCCGAACGCTATTCCGCTCCGTATACAACATACAAGGAGTATCTTCGCAAATACGTGGACGGGGCCCGGCAAAAAGGCGCAATACCGGTATTGATAACTCCAGTCGCAAGGCTTAATTATAAAAACAATGCCTTTGTCAATGATTTTCCGGATTATTGCACGGCTATGAAGCAGGTGGCCGAAGAGAAGAATGTAAAGCTCATTGACCTTATGACAAAGAGCCTGAATTACTATAATTCAATAGGCTATAATGAAACATACAAACTTTTTATGGTATCTGTGAACAATACGGATTATACGCATTTTACGGAGAAGGGAGCCCAGCAGATTGCCCGGTTGGTGGCACAAGGCGTTAAAGAGGCAAATTTGGATATTGCGAAGTATTTGAAAACCAATTAA
- a CDS encoding NAD(P)H-dependent oxidoreductase translates to MKVLVINGSPKGEYSITLQTSLYLQKKFPEHEFEFLRAGQQIKSLEKDFSTAAESIAGADLIIFSYPVYTFIEPSQLHRFIELLKASGLDVSGKFATQITTSKHFYDVTAHKYIQDNCQDLGMKYIKGLSADMDDLLTENGRKTAIEFFKYVCWCMEHDIYEAIPKSPGAAAHISVSPAKSTQEKKDGDVVIVTDCAKDDKQLNDMIDRFRAVLNYKSRVVNISEYPFQGGCISCFNCAASGKCIYKDGFDDFLRNNIQTADAIIYAFTIKDHSMGSVFKMYDDRQFCNGHRTVTMGKPTGYLISGNYPAETNLQVIIEGRSEVGGNFLAGVACDETNPDEEIDRLAARLDYAISHKYVQPQNFYGVGGMKIFRDLIWLMRGLMREDHRFYKTHGLYDFPQKKRGTALKMYLAGAIISSPKLRSKIGNKMNEGMIAPYKKVLEKY, encoded by the coding sequence ATGAAAGTTTTAGTTATAAACGGAAGTCCCAAAGGTGAATACAGTATTACATTGCAAACTTCATTGTATCTGCAAAAAAAGTTTCCGGAGCATGAATTCGAGTTTCTTCGGGCCGGTCAGCAGATTAAGTCTTTGGAAAAAGATTTTTCCACTGCGGCTGAGTCGATAGCCGGTGCAGACTTGATTATTTTTTCTTATCCTGTTTATACCTTTATTGAGCCAAGTCAGCTGCACCGTTTTATAGAGCTTTTAAAAGCATCCGGCCTTGATGTGTCGGGGAAATTTGCCACCCAAATTACCACTTCCAAACATTTTTATGACGTTACTGCCCACAAATATATTCAGGATAATTGTCAGGACCTTGGTATGAAATATATTAAGGGACTTTCTGCGGATATGGATGACCTTCTTACGGAAAATGGACGTAAAACTGCGATAGAGTTTTTTAAATATGTGTGCTGGTGCATGGAACATGACATATATGAAGCTATCCCAAAGAGTCCCGGGGCTGCGGCGCATATTTCTGTCAGTCCTGCAAAATCGACTCAGGAAAAGAAGGATGGAGATGTGGTCATAGTTACGGATTGTGCAAAGGATGACAAGCAGCTTAATGATATGATTGACAGGTTCAGAGCGGTTTTAAATTATAAGAGCCGTGTTGTCAATATTTCGGAATACCCTTTTCAGGGAGGGTGTATAAGCTGCTTTAATTGTGCAGCTTCGGGAAAATGCATTTACAAGGACGGTTTTGACGACTTTCTGCGCAACAATATTCAGACTGCGGATGCCATAATATATGCATTTACCATCAAAGACCATTCCATGGGTTCTGTTTTTAAGATGTATGATGACAGGCAGTTTTGCAACGGCCACAGAACAGTGACTATGGGAAAGCCAACAGGATACCTGATTAGTGGTAACTATCCGGCGGAGACTAATCTGCAGGTGATTATTGAAGGACGAAGCGAAGTTGGAGGTAATTTCCTTGCCGGGGTTGCGTGTGACGAAACAAATCCGGATGAAGAAATAGACAGGCTTGCAGCAAGGCTTGATTATGCAATCAGTCATAAGTATGTGCAGCCTCAAAATTTCTATGGTGTTGGCGGAATGAAGATTTTCAGGGACCTTATCTGGCTCATGCGCGGTCTTATGAGAGAGGACCATCGTTTTTACAAAACACACGGATTGTATGACTTTCCTCAAAAGAAAAGAGGTACGGCATTAAAAATGTATCTTGCAGGTGCCATAATATCTTCGCCGAAACTGAGGTCTAAAATAGGAAATAAAATGAATGAAGGTATGATTGCACCGTATAAAAAAGTTTTGGAGAAGTATTAG
- a CDS encoding TetR/AcrR family transcriptional regulator: MPKETFFNLPKDKRNLIISAAMDEFSKAGYNTASINQICKKSNIPKGSFYQYFTDKLDLYVYIMTLTIEEKIKFFSSAIAEFHTLTFLEQFRLLFLKGLEFAKKHPQYAALADQFSKEDNESVKSAVIKEGDKQAESLFMQMIHNAKTKGEIDSKVDSLALCLLLQSLNSAVNKYMIGKFGGISYEYNQEDINNFVDSLLDIIFSGIQNKAD; this comes from the coding sequence ATGCCAAAAGAAACCTTTTTTAACCTTCCAAAGGATAAAAGAAACCTAATAATCTCAGCTGCTATGGACGAATTTTCCAAAGCCGGCTATAATACGGCCAGTATAAATCAAATATGCAAAAAATCAAACATTCCCAAAGGAAGCTTCTATCAGTACTTTACAGACAAGCTGGATCTATACGTTTATATAATGACTTTGACTATAGAAGAAAAAATCAAGTTTTTCTCAAGTGCTATAGCAGAATTTCATACCCTGACTTTCTTGGAGCAGTTTCGTTTGCTTTTTCTCAAAGGTTTGGAATTTGCAAAAAAACATCCTCAATATGCTGCCCTGGCTGACCAATTTTCCAAAGAAGATAACGAATCGGTCAAGTCGGCAGTTATAAAGGAAGGAGACAAGCAAGCAGAATCATTGTTTATGCAAATGATACACAATGCAAAAACTAAAGGTGAAATAGACAGCAAAGTTGACTCTTTAGCCTTATGTTTACTGCTGCAATCCTTAAACAGTGCAGTCAATAAATATATGATTGGCAAGTTTGGCGGCATTAGTTATGAGTACAATCAAGAAGACATAAATAATTTTGTAGATTCGCTCTTAGATATTATATTTAGCGGGATTCAGAATAAAGCTGATTAA
- a CDS encoding phosphotransferase enzyme family protein, whose protein sequence is MENFGALYGKLPKQLIHRDPNPSNILFEGDEVSGFIDFDLSEINIRLWDVCYFATGILSESSDEEYEKWPEILAGILRGYDLEAKLTLEEKQAVFYVICSIQMICIAFFESNNIYKELAKTNRQMFKFIIQNKEKIKNMFQ, encoded by the coding sequence ATCGAAAACTTTGGAGCATTATATGGTAAATTACCCAAACAACTTATTCACAGGGATCCAAACCCGAGCAATATTTTGTTTGAAGGCGACGAGGTAAGCGGATTTATCGATTTTGACCTAAGTGAAATTAACATCCGCTTGTGGGATGTCTGCTACTTTGCAACCGGAATATTGTCCGAAAGCAGCGATGAGGAATATGAAAAATGGCCAGAAATACTTGCCGGAATTCTAAGGGGCTATGACCTTGAAGCCAAGCTGACTTTAGAAGAAAAGCAGGCGGTATTCTATGTGATTTGCTCCATCCAGATGATTTGCATTGCCTTCTTTGAAAGCAATAACATATATAAGGAACTGGCAAAGACAAACCGTCAAATGTTTAAGTTTATAATTCAAAACAAGGAAAAGATAAAGAATATGTTCCAGTAA
- a CDS encoding alpha/beta fold hydrolase, which produces MGYYLKVNNVKLYVEDLNPECKKTILFLHGWPGSHKLFEYQFDKLPQLGYRCIGIDTRGFGNSDKPFYGYDYNTLSDDVRGVVEALGLRDFTLAGHSTGGAIAVRYMGRHKGYGVSRLVLIAAAAPSLIKRPNFPYGIDEETVLEMIEGTYNDRPQMLKNFGDRFFFQRTSQAFSNWFFQLGLQAAGWATAAIAKTWINEVLFVDMEAIHVPTLIIHGIHDKVVPFQLGEIQQRMIRNSRLVPFELSGHGVFYDQKDEFNALLARFVES; this is translated from the coding sequence ATGGGTTATTATCTTAAAGTAAATAATGTAAAACTATATGTCGAAGATTTAAATCCGGAGTGCAAAAAGACAATCCTGTTTTTACACGGCTGGCCGGGCAGTCACAAACTGTTTGAATACCAATTTGACAAGCTGCCCCAATTAGGGTATCGGTGTATTGGAATCGATACAAGAGGCTTTGGGAACTCGGATAAACCGTTTTACGGATACGATTACAACACCTTGTCCGATGATGTGAGAGGCGTGGTGGAAGCTTTAGGCCTGCGTGATTTTACATTGGCGGGACATTCCACCGGCGGTGCAATAGCGGTAAGATACATGGGACGCCATAAGGGGTACGGGGTATCCAGGCTGGTTCTTATTGCAGCAGCTGCGCCAAGTTTGATAAAGCGTCCCAATTTTCCCTATGGTATTGACGAAGAGACGGTGCTGGAGATGATTGAAGGTACATATAATGACCGTCCGCAAATGCTTAAGAATTTTGGCGACAGGTTTTTCTTTCAACGTACATCCCAGGCATTTTCCAATTGGTTCTTCCAGTTGGGGCTGCAGGCGGCCGGATGGGCAACGGCAGCGATTGCAAAGACATGGATAAATGAAGTATTGTTTGTAGATATGGAAGCTATTCATGTGCCCACTTTGATTATTCATGGCATTCATGATAAAGTGGTTCCTTTTCAGCTGGGAGAGATACAGCAAAGGATGATTCGAAATTCCAGGCTGGTACCGTTTGAACTTTCCGGGCATGGAGTTTTTTATGACCAGAAGGATGAATTCAATGCTTTGCTGGCGAGATTTGTAGAGAGCTAA
- a CDS encoding S8 family serine peptidase gives MSFKKHIAKFLALTTVIAGTFAGSQFALANNNSVDLGLKSNYVNSDCSFAEGRVIVGFKEGYDISIISNKLQNLGVESFEDLTKAQKPAKANDNSTEKKKKKKIYLLYLKDKNKDGVLKAIEKLNNEPNVAYAEPDFLIETASEENNNEGKTENPMEIISALEAMGLCSGNQDVVVGVIDSGIDYNHPDLINHM, from the coding sequence ATGAGTTTCAAAAAGCACATAGCAAAGTTTCTGGCTTTAACAACAGTAATTGCAGGAACATTTGCAGGAAGTCAGTTTGCATTGGCAAATAATAATTCAGTTGATTTAGGTCTAAAAAGCAATTATGTCAATTCAGATTGCTCTTTCGCAGAAGGAAGAGTAATTGTTGGATTCAAAGAAGGATACGATATAAGCATTATTAGTAATAAGCTTCAAAATTTGGGAGTCGAGTCGTTCGAAGATTTGACGAAAGCTCAAAAACCTGCAAAAGCTAATGATAACAGTACGGAAAAGAAGAAAAAGAAAAAAATTTATTTATTGTATTTAAAGGACAAAAACAAAGATGGAGTGCTAAAGGCGATTGAAAAGTTAAATAATGAACCAAATGTTGCATATGCTGAACCCGACTTTCTGATAGAAACTGCAAGTGAAGAAAACAATAACGAAGGAAAAACAGAAAACCCCATGGAAATAATTAGTGCATTGGAAGCAATGGGACTGTGTTCAGGCAATCAGGATGTAGTTGTGGGAGTTATAGATTCAGGAATTGATTATAATCATCCCGATTTGATAAACCATATGTAG
- a CDS encoding vWA domain-containing protein: MPESKKNLKVIVILLGIALVVFGLIYGGISLTQNFGKSQKVISMESAEKKLDKLYKDITVNIIEPKKGQVDIDPPDLKESLPDISKYPPQVEETTGTFIEIFSSTEKSGEKKDGWLLDVAREFNRANIQVNGKPVSVRIRGIASGLATDYIISGKYLPDAFTPSNELWGEMIRASGVDISLVEKRLAGNVAGVLLSKAKYEELLQKYGSINLKNITEAVAANEIAMGYTNPFASSTGMNFLVSTLSTFDSKNILSEKAIEGFEKFQTNIPFVAYTTLQMRESAKSGVLDGFILEYQTYENTPELKKDYVFTPFGVRHDSPMYAIGNLTQEKKEILNKFVEFCKSSKSQELATEYGFNRLDDYLPEISNFDGEAIMKAQKLWKEKKDVNNDIVAVFVADVSGSMAGEPLNRLKQSLINGSKYISSDVSIGLVSYSTDVNINLPIAKFDLNQRSLFVGAVESLAAGGNTATFDAIIVATKMLKEEKAKNPNAKLMLFVLSDGVTNYGHSLNDIKDMMKTFGIPIYTIGYNANIKALETLSQINEAANINADTEDVVYQLGSLFNAQM; the protein is encoded by the coding sequence ATGCCGGAAAGCAAAAAGAATTTAAAAGTTATAGTAATTTTATTGGGAATAGCTTTAGTTGTGTTCGGGCTTATTTATGGTGGCATTTCTTTGACGCAAAACTTTGGAAAAAGTCAAAAAGTAATTTCAATGGAAAGTGCCGAAAAAAAACTGGATAAACTTTATAAAGATATAACTGTAAATATTATTGAGCCAAAAAAAGGGCAGGTGGACATTGATCCTCCGGACCTTAAAGAGTCTTTGCCTGATATTTCCAAATATCCGCCTCAGGTGGAAGAAACTACAGGCACTTTTATAGAAATCTTTTCTTCCACTGAAAAGTCAGGAGAGAAAAAAGACGGATGGCTTCTTGATGTGGCAAGGGAATTTAACAGAGCCAACATACAGGTAAACGGTAAACCTGTTTCTGTCAGAATCAGAGGTATTGCCTCGGGTTTGGCGACAGACTACATAATTTCCGGTAAATATCTTCCTGATGCCTTTACACCTTCCAACGAGCTTTGGGGGGAAATGATCAGGGCAAGCGGGGTGGATATATCCCTTGTTGAAAAAAGACTTGCCGGTAATGTTGCAGGAGTGCTTCTTTCAAAAGCAAAGTATGAGGAATTGCTTCAGAAATATGGTTCAATAAATTTAAAAAATATTACTGAGGCGGTTGCGGCAAACGAAATAGCAATGGGTTATACCAATCCTTTTGCAAGTTCAACGGGAATGAACTTTCTTGTTTCAACATTGAGTACTTTTGACAGTAAAAATATATTGAGCGAAAAAGCTATAGAAGGTTTTGAAAAATTTCAGACCAATATTCCTTTTGTGGCTTATACTACTTTACAGATGAGGGAGTCTGCAAAATCCGGCGTTCTCGACGGCTTTATACTGGAGTACCAGACCTATGAAAATACTCCTGAACTGAAAAAGGACTATGTTTTCACTCCTTTTGGTGTAAGACATGACAGTCCGATGTATGCCATCGGAAATCTAACTCAGGAGAAAAAAGAAATACTCAATAAATTCGTTGAGTTTTGCAAAAGCAGCAAATCACAGGAGCTTGCAACAGAATACGGTTTCAACAGGCTTGACGATTATTTGCCTGAAATATCGAATTTTGACGGAGAGGCTATAATGAAAGCCCAGAAGCTTTGGAAAGAAAAGAAGGATGTTAACAATGACATTGTAGCCGTTTTTGTTGCCGATGTGTCGGGAAGTATGGCAGGTGAACCGCTCAACAGATTGAAGCAATCTCTTATAAATGGTTCTAAATATATAAGTTCAGATGTTTCCATCGGGTTGGTGTCTTATTCCACGGATGTGAATATAAATCTTCCGATTGCCAAATTTGACTTAAACCAAAGGTCTTTGTTTGTAGGTGCGGTTGAAAGCCTGGCTGCGGGCGGCAATACAGCAACGTTTGACGCGATAATTGTGGCAACGAAAATGCTTAAGGAAGAAAAAGCAAAGAATCCTAATGCCAAATTGATGCTGTTTGTGTTAAGTGACGGTGTGACAAATTACGGCCACTCGCTAAACGATATTAAAGATATGATGAAGACTTTCGGAATTCCAATTTATACTATAGGATATAACGCAAATATAAAGGCATTGGAGACTTTATCACAAATAAACGAAGCGGCAAATATAAATGCTGATACGGAAGATGTTGTATATCAGTTGGGAAGTTTGTTCAACGCCCAGATGTAA
- a CDS encoding S8 family serine peptidase, whose protein sequence is MNTAEANGLPGVDDDGNGYTDDIYGYDFGADDSDPMDIGDHGTHCAGIIAGFGPNVKIASLKHLSGNKFKDLDNWVSTMIKAINYADAMDIKIVNVSLGLHKSQIGDRPFDSQALNDAISNADLLFVTAAGNFNKNIDLPDDVIYPASCTAENIITVANTDKDDKLYESSNYGVISVDLAAPGTDIRSTIPTHLAGEGGPYDIKTGTSMSAPHVAGAAALLLSSNPSLTTQQLKDLILSSVDFLPDLQGKVATSGRLNVAKALRKIRTSVKIGDIDGNGEISSIDYAILKSHLINSNLTFKQLAAADVDGNGYVNSIDLAILQMYLLGKGGTSDIGKNRIYTYGDIDNNGIVDENDYILICNHINGTGQLSDASLFAADADGNNVIDQTDRILIEKYITGRITHLPVGNQ, encoded by the coding sequence ATAAACACAGCCGAAGCCAATGGACTTCCGGGAGTAGATGACGATGGAAATGGGTATACGGATGATATTTATGGGTATGATTTCGGTGCTGACGACTCTGATCCTATGGACATAGGAGACCATGGCACACATTGTGCGGGAATAATTGCAGGTTTTGGACCTAATGTTAAGATTGCCTCACTTAAGCATCTTAGCGGAAATAAATTTAAAGATTTGGACAATTGGGTTTCTACTATGATTAAGGCAATTAATTATGCCGATGCAATGGATATTAAAATTGTAAACGTTAGTTTGGGATTACATAAATCTCAAATTGGAGATAGGCCATTTGATTCTCAGGCTCTAAATGATGCAATAAGTAATGCAGACTTGTTATTCGTAACAGCTGCCGGAAACTTCAATAAAAATATTGACCTACCGGACGATGTTATTTATCCCGCAAGCTGTACCGCTGAAAATATTATTACTGTTGCAAATACTGATAAAGATGATAAACTTTATGAATCTTCAAATTATGGTGTTATTTCGGTTGACCTTGCTGCCCCCGGGACAGATATTCGTAGTACTATTCCAACACATCTTGCAGGAGAAGGCGGACCTTACGATATAAAAACAGGTACATCCATGTCTGCGCCACATGTAGCAGGAGCAGCTGCTTTGTTGTTATCTTCAAATCCGTCTTTAACTACACAACAACTAAAAGATTTGATTTTATCCAGTGTGGATTTTCTACCGGACTTGCAGGGTAAAGTTGCCACAAGCGGTAGGTTAAACGTTGCAAAAGCCTTGAGGAAGATTAGAACTTCTGTCAAAATTGGAGATATAGACGGAAATGGAGAAATATCCTCCATTGATTACGCCATACTTAAATCACATTTAATAAATTCAAACCTGACATTTAAACAGTTAGCTGCCGCTGATGTAGATGGGAATGGATATGTAAATTCCATCGATCTTGCCATACTTCAAATGTATTTATTAGGCAAAGGTGGCACGTCAGATATCGGGAAAAACCGCATATATACGTATGGCGACATTGACAATAACGGAATAGTAGACGAGAATGATTATATACTGATATGCAACCATATTAACGGTACAGGACAATTATCGGATGCTAGTCTGTTTGCTGCAGATGCTGACGGAAATAATGTTATAGACCAAACCGATAGAATTCTTATAGAAAAATATATCACAGGAAGAATTACTCATCTACCTGTCGGAAATCAATAA